From Salvelinus sp. IW2-2015 unplaced genomic scaffold, ASM291031v2 Un_scaffold2247, whole genome shotgun sequence, a single genomic window includes:
- the LOC112073385 gene encoding antizyme inhibitor 1 — MKGLADEPNYSVALLEGATALSDVVENHIYEQTLAEKNAFFVADLGVLMRQHVRWRTHMPQLRPFYAVQANSSLAVIEILAALGTGFICTNKYELELVQGYGVPSEDIIYSGVCKQLSQIKYAAKNGIDFLVCDNEAELRKIARCHPCAKLLLQVATEASSEGDEMGMAFGSKLKDCRHLLESAKEQGLQVVGVRFHIPSSCDDPQAYSHAVSDARCVFDMGEDIGFSMTILDIGGGFNIVSDEYAWELEALHLLHCGPVGVDRGVLPLLFLLFFGFDDVARFLPFSFDLSSTSSFRPQDCS; from the exons ATGAAGGGACTAGCTGACGAACCAAACTACTCCGTCGCCCTGCTGGAGGGAGCCACGGCCCTCAGCGACGTGGTTGAGAATCACATTTATGAACAAACACTG GCTGAGAAGAATGCGTTCTTCGTGGCAGACTTGGGGGTCCTTATGAGGCAACATGTTCGCTGGCGAACCCACATGCCCCAGCTGCGTCCCTTCTACGCTGTCCAAGCCAACAGCAGCTTGGCTGTCATTGAGATCCTAGCTGCTCTGGGCACTGGCTTCATTTGCACCAACAAG TATGAGTTGGAGCTTGTGCAGGGCTATGGCGTTCCCTCTGAAGACATTATCTACAGCGGTGTGTGTAAGCAGCTCTCCCAGATCAAGTATGCCGCTAAGAACGGCATCGACTTCCTGGTGTGTGACAACGAGGCCGAGCTACGCAAGATCGCTCGCTGCCATCCCTGTGCCAA ACTGCTGCTGCAGGTGGCCACAGAGGCTTCCAGCGAGGGTGATGAAATGGGCATGGCGTTTGGCTCCAAGCTGAAGGACTGCAGACACCTGCTGGAGAGTGCCAAAGAGCAGGGCCTGCAGGTGGTGGGGGTCAG GTTCCACATTCCCAGCTCCTGTGACGACCCTCAGGCATACAGCCATGCAGTGTCTGACGCTCGCTGTGTCTTTGACATGGGG GAGGATATTGGCTTCAGTATGACAATCCTGGATATTGGAGGTGGATTCAAC atcgtcagtgatgagTACGCCTGGGAACTTGAagctttacaccttctccactgcggtcccgtcggtgtggataggggcgtgctccctctgctgtttctgctgTTCTTTGGTTTTGATGac gttgcacgattcttgccattctccttcgacctctcatcaacgagcagttttcgcccacaggactgcagctga
- the LOC112073383 gene encoding Krueppel-like factor 10 isoform X3 → MEVDELYYPGRQNHEESQCHPMAVGDMEAVEALMFMNTHWKARTSRSFKHRQFRPLTPSSDFSEDDSRLSFEPAEVRDSLCMTPPYSPPNFEAIHSQPGPETVQTSWCQRHNPQPAQQGLTQPQMVSQPRSQATSVIRHTADICPAAPLEQRLNQPLPPQPQPSPDSINNPLADRLSGRCSKGNMTPLDSSAEPAAIQAPVTVTLPASVGKFHQPTSVSPVNCRVSPVPVYCQILPAVPIAANSHIPMVETSHQQQSAAVGPPSVFFMGDQVTKGPIIFLVPRPVVGIQLSVLTSGGTKLPAIAPAPGFTSVVQRSSLQPAEVSRVRSHICPQEDCGKTYFKCSHLKAHMRTHTGEKPFKCRWEGCERRFARSDELSRHRRTHTGEKRFACPMCHSRFMRSDHLAKHARRHLATKKVPCWQMGICHSVDVTHAVFSAPFLRPLPGINSCLKDTVE, encoded by the exons ATGGAAGTTGATGAGCTGTACTATCCTGGCCGTCAGAACCATGAAGAGTCCCAGTGTCACCCTATGGCTGTGGGAGACATGGAGGCGGTGGAGGCTCTTATGTTTATGAACACCCACTGGAAAGCCAGGACTTCCAGGAGCTTCAAGCATAGACAGTTCCGACCTCTGACCCCTTCCTCTGACTTCTCAGAGGATGACTCTCGTCTCTCATTTGAACCGGCTGAGGTTCGTGATTCTCTG TGTATGACCCCGCCATACAGCCCGCCAAACTTTGAGGCCATTCACAGTCAACCTGGTCCAGAGACAGTACAGACCTCCTGGTGCCAGAGACATAACCCACAGCCAGCACAGCAGGGCTTGACACAGCCACAGATGGTCAGCCAGCCCCGATCACAGGCCACCAGTGTGATCCGTCACACTGCAGACATCTGTCCAGCCGCCCCCCTGGAGCAGAGACTGAACCAACCCCTGCCTCCCCAGCCCCAGCCAAGCCCAGACAGCATCAACAACCCCCTGGCAGATAGGCTATCTGGCAGGTGCTCCAAAGGGAACATGACACCCCTTGACTCCTCTGCTGAACCGGCTGCCATCCAGGCTCCGGTTACTGTGACTCTGCCAGCCTCTGTTGGTAAATTCCACCAACCTACATCGGTGTCCCCTGTCAACTGTAGGGTTTCTCCTGTTCCGGTTTACTGCCAGATACTACCTGCTGTGCCCATTGCAGCGAACAGTCATATTCCAATGGTAGAGACCAGTCACCAACAACAGTCAGCAGCAGTTggtcctccttcagtcttcttcatGGGCGACCAGGTGACAAAGGGCCCTATCATCTTCTTGGTTCCCCGGCCAGTTGTCGGGATCCAGCTGTCAGTGCTGACATCTGGTGGCACCAAGCTGCCAGCCATCGCCCCAGCGCCAGGCTTCACCTCAGTGGTCCAGCGGAGCAGCCTGCAGCCCGCTGAGGTGTCCAGAGTCCGCAGCCATATCTGCCCCCAAGAGGACTGTGGCAAGACCTACTTTAAGTGCTCCCACCTCAAGGCTCACATGAGGACTCACACAG GTGAGAAACCTTTCAAATGCAGGTGGGAAGGCTGTGAGAGACGCTTCGCCCGATCCGATGAGCTATCACGCCACCGTAGAACCCACACGGGAGAGAAGCGCTTCGCCTGCCCCATGTGCCACAGCCGCTTCATGCGTAGCGACCACCTGGCCAAGCACGCCCGTCGACACCTGGCCACCAAGAAGGTGCCCTGTTGGCAGATGGGAATCTGTCACAGCGTTGATGTTACACATGCGGTGTTTTCAGCACCGTTCCTTCGTCCTCTGCCCGGAATAAACTCTTGCCTTAAAGACACTGTAGAATAA
- the LOC112073383 gene encoding Krueppel-like factor 10 isoform X2, with the protein MRKCMSSFVERHNNSDTMEVDELYYPGRQNHEESQCHPMAVGDMEAVEALMFMNTHWKARTSRSFKHRQFRPLTPSSDFSEDDSRLSFEPAECMTPPYSPPNFEAIHSQPGPETVQTSWCQRHNPQPAQQGLTQPQMVSQPRSQATSVIRHTADICPAAPLEQRLNQPLPPQPQPSPDSINNPLADRLSGRCSKGNMTPLDSSAEPAAIQAPVTVTLPASVGKFHQPTSVSPVNCRVSPVPVYCQILPAVPIAANSHIPMVETSHQQQSAAVGPPSVFFMGDQVTKGPIIFLVPRPVVGIQLSVLTSGGTKLPAIAPAPGFTSVVQRSSLQPAEVSRVRSHICPQEDCGKTYFKCSHLKAHMRTHTGEKPFKCRWEGCERRFARSDELSRHRRTHTGEKRFACPMCHSRFMRSDHLAKHARRHLATKKVPCWQMGICHSVDVTHAVFSAPFLRPLPGINSCLKDTVE; encoded by the exons ATGAGAAAATGTATGTCGTCCTTTGTCGAGCGCCACAACAAT AGTGACACCATGGAAGTTGATGAGCTGTACTATCCTGGCCGTCAGAACCATGAAGAGTCCCAGTGTCACCCTATGGCTGTGGGAGACATGGAGGCGGTGGAGGCTCTTATGTTTATGAACACCCACTGGAAAGCCAGGACTTCCAGGAGCTTCAAGCATAGACAGTTCCGACCTCTGACCCCTTCCTCTGACTTCTCAGAGGATGACTCTCGTCTCTCATTTGAACCGGCTGAG TGTATGACCCCGCCATACAGCCCGCCAAACTTTGAGGCCATTCACAGTCAACCTGGTCCAGAGACAGTACAGACCTCCTGGTGCCAGAGACATAACCCACAGCCAGCACAGCAGGGCTTGACACAGCCACAGATGGTCAGCCAGCCCCGATCACAGGCCACCAGTGTGATCCGTCACACTGCAGACATCTGTCCAGCCGCCCCCCTGGAGCAGAGACTGAACCAACCCCTGCCTCCCCAGCCCCAGCCAAGCCCAGACAGCATCAACAACCCCCTGGCAGATAGGCTATCTGGCAGGTGCTCCAAAGGGAACATGACACCCCTTGACTCCTCTGCTGAACCGGCTGCCATCCAGGCTCCGGTTACTGTGACTCTGCCAGCCTCTGTTGGTAAATTCCACCAACCTACATCGGTGTCCCCTGTCAACTGTAGGGTTTCTCCTGTTCCGGTTTACTGCCAGATACTACCTGCTGTGCCCATTGCAGCGAACAGTCATATTCCAATGGTAGAGACCAGTCACCAACAACAGTCAGCAGCAGTTggtcctccttcagtcttcttcatGGGCGACCAGGTGACAAAGGGCCCTATCATCTTCTTGGTTCCCCGGCCAGTTGTCGGGATCCAGCTGTCAGTGCTGACATCTGGTGGCACCAAGCTGCCAGCCATCGCCCCAGCGCCAGGCTTCACCTCAGTGGTCCAGCGGAGCAGCCTGCAGCCCGCTGAGGTGTCCAGAGTCCGCAGCCATATCTGCCCCCAAGAGGACTGTGGCAAGACCTACTTTAAGTGCTCCCACCTCAAGGCTCACATGAGGACTCACACAG GTGAGAAACCTTTCAAATGCAGGTGGGAAGGCTGTGAGAGACGCTTCGCCCGATCCGATGAGCTATCACGCCACCGTAGAACCCACACGGGAGAGAAGCGCTTCGCCTGCCCCATGTGCCACAGCCGCTTCATGCGTAGCGACCACCTGGCCAAGCACGCCCGTCGACACCTGGCCACCAAGAAGGTGCCCTGTTGGCAGATGGGAATCTGTCACAGCGTTGATGTTACACATGCGGTGTTTTCAGCACCGTTCCTTCGTCCTCTGCCCGGAATAAACTCTTGCCTTAAAGACACTGTAGAATAA
- the LOC112073383 gene encoding Krueppel-like factor 10 isoform X1, translated as MRKCMSSFVERHNNSDTMEVDELYYPGRQNHEESQCHPMAVGDMEAVEALMFMNTHWKARTSRSFKHRQFRPLTPSSDFSEDDSRLSFEPAEVRDSLCMTPPYSPPNFEAIHSQPGPETVQTSWCQRHNPQPAQQGLTQPQMVSQPRSQATSVIRHTADICPAAPLEQRLNQPLPPQPQPSPDSINNPLADRLSGRCSKGNMTPLDSSAEPAAIQAPVTVTLPASVGKFHQPTSVSPVNCRVSPVPVYCQILPAVPIAANSHIPMVETSHQQQSAAVGPPSVFFMGDQVTKGPIIFLVPRPVVGIQLSVLTSGGTKLPAIAPAPGFTSVVQRSSLQPAEVSRVRSHICPQEDCGKTYFKCSHLKAHMRTHTGEKPFKCRWEGCERRFARSDELSRHRRTHTGEKRFACPMCHSRFMRSDHLAKHARRHLATKKVPCWQMGICHSVDVTHAVFSAPFLRPLPGINSCLKDTVE; from the exons ATGAGAAAATGTATGTCGTCCTTTGTCGAGCGCCACAACAAT AGTGACACCATGGAAGTTGATGAGCTGTACTATCCTGGCCGTCAGAACCATGAAGAGTCCCAGTGTCACCCTATGGCTGTGGGAGACATGGAGGCGGTGGAGGCTCTTATGTTTATGAACACCCACTGGAAAGCCAGGACTTCCAGGAGCTTCAAGCATAGACAGTTCCGACCTCTGACCCCTTCCTCTGACTTCTCAGAGGATGACTCTCGTCTCTCATTTGAACCGGCTGAGGTTCGTGATTCTCTG TGTATGACCCCGCCATACAGCCCGCCAAACTTTGAGGCCATTCACAGTCAACCTGGTCCAGAGACAGTACAGACCTCCTGGTGCCAGAGACATAACCCACAGCCAGCACAGCAGGGCTTGACACAGCCACAGATGGTCAGCCAGCCCCGATCACAGGCCACCAGTGTGATCCGTCACACTGCAGACATCTGTCCAGCCGCCCCCCTGGAGCAGAGACTGAACCAACCCCTGCCTCCCCAGCCCCAGCCAAGCCCAGACAGCATCAACAACCCCCTGGCAGATAGGCTATCTGGCAGGTGCTCCAAAGGGAACATGACACCCCTTGACTCCTCTGCTGAACCGGCTGCCATCCAGGCTCCGGTTACTGTGACTCTGCCAGCCTCTGTTGGTAAATTCCACCAACCTACATCGGTGTCCCCTGTCAACTGTAGGGTTTCTCCTGTTCCGGTTTACTGCCAGATACTACCTGCTGTGCCCATTGCAGCGAACAGTCATATTCCAATGGTAGAGACCAGTCACCAACAACAGTCAGCAGCAGTTggtcctccttcagtcttcttcatGGGCGACCAGGTGACAAAGGGCCCTATCATCTTCTTGGTTCCCCGGCCAGTTGTCGGGATCCAGCTGTCAGTGCTGACATCTGGTGGCACCAAGCTGCCAGCCATCGCCCCAGCGCCAGGCTTCACCTCAGTGGTCCAGCGGAGCAGCCTGCAGCCCGCTGAGGTGTCCAGAGTCCGCAGCCATATCTGCCCCCAAGAGGACTGTGGCAAGACCTACTTTAAGTGCTCCCACCTCAAGGCTCACATGAGGACTCACACAG GTGAGAAACCTTTCAAATGCAGGTGGGAAGGCTGTGAGAGACGCTTCGCCCGATCCGATGAGCTATCACGCCACCGTAGAACCCACACGGGAGAGAAGCGCTTCGCCTGCCCCATGTGCCACAGCCGCTTCATGCGTAGCGACCACCTGGCCAAGCACGCCCGTCGACACCTGGCCACCAAGAAGGTGCCCTGTTGGCAGATGGGAATCTGTCACAGCGTTGATGTTACACATGCGGTGTTTTCAGCACCGTTCCTTCGTCCTCTGCCCGGAATAAACTCTTGCCTTAAAGACACTGTAGAATAA